In Sphingomonas sp. SUN019, one genomic interval encodes:
- a CDS encoding tetratricopeptide repeat protein, translating into MALTPQNNEAFLREVDEELRKDQATQFWQRYGKWLIVGVIAALAAFAGVLFWQHQQKQNVGREGEKLQLAFDDLAAGKVDAAGKPLAELATSKSDGYRAAAIFSQADILLQKNDLKGAAAKFGMIAGDTSLAKPFRDLALIRQTYAEFDTIAPDRVVSRLNGLAVPGNPWFGSAGELVAIAYLKQGKRDQAGRLFGQIASSESAAPSIRQRAVQMAGVLGVDAVPAAEQSKAK; encoded by the coding sequence TTGGCTCTTACGCCGCAAAACAACGAAGCGTTCCTGCGCGAAGTCGACGAAGAATTGCGCAAGGATCAGGCGACGCAATTCTGGCAGCGCTATGGCAAATGGCTGATCGTCGGCGTCATCGCGGCGCTGGCGGCGTTCGCGGGCGTGCTGTTCTGGCAACACCAGCAGAAACAGAATGTCGGGCGCGAGGGCGAGAAGCTGCAACTGGCGTTCGACGATCTTGCGGCGGGCAAGGTGGATGCCGCGGGCAAGCCGCTGGCCGAACTCGCGACATCGAAGTCGGACGGGTATCGCGCAGCCGCGATCTTCAGCCAGGCGGATATCCTACTGCAAAAGAATGATCTGAAGGGCGCCGCCGCCAAGTTCGGAATGATCGCGGGCGACACGTCGCTGGCGAAACCGTTCCGTGACCTTGCTCTGATCCGCCAGACCTATGCCGAGTTCGACACGATCGCGCCTGACCGTGTCGTGTCGCGGCTGAACGGGTTAGCGGTGCCGGGCAATCCGTGGTTCGGCAGCGCGGGTGAACTGGTCGCCATCGCTTACCTGAAGCAGGGCAAGCGCGATCAGGCGGGGCGGCTGTTCGGACAGATCGCCAGCAGCGAGAGTGCGGCGCCGTCGATCCGTCAACGTGCGGTTCAGATGGCGGGCGTACTTGGGGTGGATGCGGTTCCGGCTGCAGAACAGAGCAAGGCCAAGTGA
- a CDS encoding hotdog fold thioesterase, which yields MAIWQQAFTLDQLTALGAHALPGLVGIEFTEFGDNWMRARMPVDARTHQPFGRLHGGASVVLAETVASVAGSMAVPDDKVTVGLEINANHLRPVMSGYVHAIATAETLGRTTQVWTIRIESDDGKLVCLSRMTAAVIARAG from the coding sequence ATGGCGATCTGGCAACAGGCGTTCACGCTCGACCAACTCACCGCACTCGGCGCACACGCCTTGCCGGGACTGGTGGGAATCGAGTTCACCGAATTCGGCGATAACTGGATGCGCGCGCGGATGCCGGTCGATGCGCGGACGCACCAGCCCTTCGGGCGGCTTCACGGCGGCGCGTCGGTCGTGCTGGCGGAGACGGTCGCGTCGGTCGCGGGCAGCATGGCGGTGCCGGACGACAAGGTGACGGTCGGGCTGGAGATCAACGCCAATCACCTGCGCCCGGTCATGTCGGGGTACGTTCACGCCATCGCGACCGCCGAAACGCTTGGCCGCACGACGCAGGTGTGGACGATCAGGATCGAAAGCGACGACGGCAAACTGGTCTGTCTGTCGCGCATGACCGCCGCCGTCATCGCGCGTGCCGGATAA
- a CDS encoding ArsC family reductase, with translation MTILYGIPNCDTVKKARAWLAEHEVAYTFHDYKKAGVDEDELRRWVDTLGWEKLLNRQGMTFRKLPDEDKTDVDTDKAIRLMLAHPSAIRRPVIVSGDAIIVGFDPARYLDLR, from the coding sequence ATGACGATCCTGTACGGCATCCCGAATTGCGACACGGTGAAGAAGGCGCGCGCTTGGCTTGCCGAGCATGAGGTCGCCTACACCTTTCACGACTACAAGAAGGCGGGGGTCGACGAGGACGAACTGCGGCGTTGGGTCGATACGCTGGGTTGGGAGAAGCTGCTCAACCGGCAGGGCATGACATTCCGCAAGCTCCCCGATGAAGACAAGACGGATGTCGATACTGACAAGGCGATCCGGCTGATGCTGGCCCATCCCTCGGCGATCCGGCGGCCGGTGATCGTCAGCGGCGATGCGATCATCGTCGGTTTCGATCCCGCGCGATATCTTGATTTGCGTTAG
- a CDS encoding TrkA family potassium uptake protein, whose product MPDKVGQPTAPRFFRRGRLSERGTLALRGFAVIALIAIALGGHWFDRAGLKDNVDGHVSFVDVVYFTAITVTTVGYGDIIPVTDRARLFDTFIVTPIRIFIWLIFLGSAYSFVLRQGWERWRMGFVQRSLSGHSIVCGFGSTGSSAVAELLARGCAPETIVVVDENANKLREAEALGVATVEGDASHNAVLEAAGIDRARAVIVTPGRDDSAILIMLSARRLAPHIPVSVGIRATENEEIAREAGADVIINSISLGGQLLAGSTAGPNIADYVADLVTRGGRVELRERTVTAEECGCDPASLRDRQIVRIYRDDKPIGFWEEAARRLEPGDHVIEIVPARTADHDG is encoded by the coding sequence GTGCCGGATAAGGTCGGTCAGCCCACGGCACCGCGCTTTTTTCGGCGTGGGCGGCTATCGGAACGCGGTACGCTGGCGCTACGCGGGTTCGCGGTCATCGCGCTGATCGCGATCGCGCTGGGCGGGCATTGGTTCGACCGCGCGGGACTGAAGGACAATGTCGACGGGCATGTCTCGTTCGTCGACGTGGTCTATTTCACGGCGATCACGGTGACGACCGTGGGCTATGGCGACATCATTCCGGTGACCGATCGCGCACGGTTGTTCGATACGTTCATCGTCACGCCGATCCGCATCTTCATCTGGCTGATCTTCCTGGGATCGGCCTACAGTTTCGTCCTTCGGCAGGGTTGGGAAAGGTGGCGCATGGGGTTCGTGCAGCGGAGCCTTTCGGGGCATAGTATCGTCTGTGGCTTCGGTTCGACCGGTTCTTCCGCGGTTGCTGAACTTCTCGCCCGCGGCTGTGCGCCCGAGACGATCGTCGTCGTCGACGAAAACGCCAACAAACTGCGCGAGGCGGAGGCGCTGGGCGTGGCGACGGTCGAGGGCGACGCCAGCCACAATGCAGTGCTGGAGGCGGCGGGGATCGATCGCGCGCGCGCGGTGATCGTCACGCCGGGACGCGACGACAGTGCGATCCTGATCATGCTCAGCGCGCGTCGGCTCGCCCCGCATATCCCGGTCAGCGTCGGCATCCGCGCGACCGAGAATGAGGAGATCGCGCGCGAGGCGGGGGCGGACGTCATCATCAATTCGATCAGCCTGGGCGGGCAATTGCTGGCCGGATCGACCGCGGGGCCGAACATCGCCGATTATGTCGCCGATCTGGTGACGCGCGGCGGGCGGGTCGAATTGCGCGAACGCACCGTGACCGCGGAGGAATGCGGCTGCGACCCGGCGTCCTTACGCGACCGGCAGATCGTCCGCATCTACCGTGACGACAAGCCGATCGGTTTCTGGGAAGAGGCGGCGCGCCGGCTGGAGCCGGGCGATCACGTGATCGAGATCGTTCCGGCCAGAACCGCCGACCACGATGGTTGA
- a CDS encoding ribonuclease R family protein yields MRKPKAGLPSRQQILDFIESSDVPAGKREIAKAFGLTAQEKIALKAQLKDMADEGLIDSAPGRAFHKMGGLPKVTVLRVVDVDDGGNIWAVPDRWEADTPQPRLRVRERKRGSLGVGNRLLARTEEAGNGWIAHPMKVLAASSEQLIGVLRAEGDRLWLQGIDKKERREFAVSDAGDAQAGDLVLAEKAGRPPRITAKVVQRLGDPFAPRSFSLIAIHKLDIPDVFSEEALDEAERVAKQPLGEGREDLTHLPIVAIDPADARDHDDAVWAAPDDDPANVDGWKAIVAIADVSFYVRPGSALDREARRRGNSVYFPDRVVPMLPEVLSADVCSLKQGEDRAALACHLQISKSGVLKGWRFSRAVVRIAANIAYEDAQAAIDAGAGPMLDALNPLWACWRALAKARDARQPLELDLPERRVVLDEKGRIMSVAPRERLDSMRVIEDYMIAANVAAAKALEAKKAPVMYRVHEPPSREKLVALKDYLETFDVPFALGQVVKPATFNHILDRVGDADFRPQVMEQVLRTQTQAYYAPANHGHFGLGLGSYGHFTSPIRRYADLVVHRALVAAYALGPGGLAPDGGEMERIGTSISQLERRAMEAERDTIDRYVAAFLAERVGQVMETRITGVTNFGFFATVEGIGGDGLMPVRDLGGEYFRFDEGARTLTGENSGDQYALGQRLEMRLAEANPVSGALRFELPEGKGALPTRDRSGKPRPLHRRGRPANIRHQGKKR; encoded by the coding sequence ATGCGAAAGCCAAAGGCCGGGCTGCCCAGCCGCCAGCAAATCCTCGACTTCATCGAATCGTCCGATGTGCCCGCGGGCAAACGCGAAATTGCGAAGGCGTTTGGGCTGACCGCACAAGAGAAGATCGCACTCAAGGCGCAGCTGAAGGACATGGCCGACGAAGGCCTGATCGATTCGGCCCCCGGCCGCGCGTTCCACAAGATGGGCGGGCTGCCCAAGGTTACGGTGCTGCGCGTGGTCGATGTCGACGACGGCGGCAATATCTGGGCGGTGCCCGATCGGTGGGAGGCGGATACGCCTCAGCCAAGGTTGCGTGTTCGCGAACGGAAGCGCGGGAGTCTGGGCGTCGGCAACCGGCTGCTCGCGCGGACCGAGGAAGCCGGAAACGGCTGGATCGCGCATCCGATGAAGGTGCTGGCGGCGAGTTCCGAACAGCTGATCGGCGTGTTGCGCGCCGAGGGTGACCGGTTGTGGTTGCAGGGCATCGACAAGAAGGAACGGCGTGAGTTCGCGGTGTCCGATGCGGGCGATGCGCAGGCCGGCGATCTAGTGCTGGCGGAAAAGGCCGGGCGACCGCCGCGGATCACCGCGAAGGTGGTGCAGCGGCTGGGCGATCCGTTCGCGCCGCGCAGCTTTTCGCTGATCGCGATCCACAAGCTGGATATCCCGGACGTGTTTTCGGAAGAGGCGCTGGACGAGGCTGAGCGGGTGGCTAAGCAGCCGCTGGGAGAGGGCCGCGAAGACCTGACGCACCTGCCGATCGTCGCGATCGATCCCGCCGATGCGCGTGACCATGACGATGCGGTATGGGCCGCGCCCGACGACGATCCGGCAAACGTGGACGGGTGGAAGGCGATCGTCGCGATCGCCGACGTATCGTTCTACGTCCGGCCCGGATCGGCGCTCGATCGCGAGGCGCGGCGGCGGGGGAACTCGGTTTATTTCCCCGATCGCGTCGTGCCGATGCTGCCCGAAGTATTGTCGGCGGACGTGTGTTCGTTGAAGCAGGGCGAGGATCGCGCGGCGCTGGCGTGCCATCTGCAGATTTCGAAATCGGGGGTGCTGAAGGGGTGGCGGTTCAGCCGCGCGGTCGTGCGGATCGCGGCGAATATCGCCTATGAGGATGCGCAGGCGGCGATCGATGCCGGTGCGGGACCAATGCTCGACGCGCTCAATCCCCTCTGGGCCTGCTGGCGCGCGCTGGCGAAGGCGCGGGATGCGCGTCAGCCGCTCGAACTCGATCTGCCCGAACGCCGCGTTGTGCTGGACGAGAAGGGGCGGATCATGTCGGTTGCGCCGCGCGAACGGCTCGATTCGATGCGCGTGATCGAGGATTACATGATCGCCGCCAACGTCGCCGCGGCGAAGGCGCTGGAGGCGAAGAAAGCGCCGGTGATGTACCGCGTCCACGAACCGCCGAGCCGCGAAAAGCTGGTCGCCCTGAAGGACTATCTCGAGACGTTCGACGTGCCCTTCGCGCTGGGGCAGGTCGTGAAACCAGCGACATTCAACCACATCCTCGACCGCGTGGGCGACGCCGATTTCCGGCCGCAGGTGATGGAACAGGTGCTGCGCACGCAGACGCAGGCCTATTATGCGCCCGCCAACCACGGGCATTTCGGGCTGGGCCTTGGTAGCTACGGGCATTTCACGTCGCCGATCCGGCGCTATGCCGATCTGGTCGTTCACCGCGCCTTGGTCGCGGCCTATGCGCTCGGGCCGGGCGGCCTTGCGCCCGATGGCGGGGAGATGGAGCGGATCGGCACGTCGATCAGCCAGCTCGAACGCCGCGCGATGGAGGCCGAGCGCGACACGATCGACCGCTATGTCGCCGCATTCCTGGCCGAGCGCGTCGGGCAGGTGATGGAGACGCGAATCACCGGGGTCACGAACTTCGGCTTTTTCGCGACGGTCGAGGGGATCGGTGGCGACGGGCTGATGCCGGTGCGTGACCTGGGCGGCGAATACTTCCGTTTCGACGAAGGTGCGCGGACGCTGACCGGGGAGAACAGCGGCGATCAATATGCGCTGGGGCAGCGGCTGGAGATGCGGCTGGCGGAGGCGAATCCGGTGTCGGGCGCGCTGCGGTTCGAGCTGCCCGAGGGAAAGGGCGCGCTGCCGACGCGCGATCGCAGCGGCAAACCACGCCCGCTACATCGCCGCGGCCGCCCGGCGAACATCCGGCATCAGGGGAAGAAGAGATGA
- a CDS encoding lysozyme inhibitor LprI family protein, whose amino-acid sequence MRKAILLLAFAGVAASAAAQWSPEAEKRLSSTYNQCQASGDAAKGVTSAMMSCLGEENHRQDGHLNQAYQAAMNRLSTRRKAKLRQSQGAWIKSRDIAAKAAGDRAGGGSAAGLEYSSTILHKTIERIIWLEKYQ is encoded by the coding sequence ATGCGTAAGGCCATCTTGCTCCTCGCCTTTGCGGGCGTCGCCGCCAGCGCAGCGGCACAATGGTCGCCGGAAGCGGAGAAGAGGCTCAGTTCAACCTATAATCAGTGTCAGGCGAGCGGGGACGCGGCGAAGGGCGTCACATCAGCGATGATGAGCTGTCTGGGCGAAGAGAACCATCGTCAGGACGGGCACCTCAATCAGGCGTACCAGGCTGCGATGAACCGCCTGTCGACGCGCAGAAAGGCGAAACTGCGCCAGTCGCAAGGCGCCTGGATCAAAAGCCGCGACATTGCCGCCAAGGCCGCGGGCGATCGCGCAGGAGGCGGCAGCGCGGCCGGATTGGAGTATTCCAGTACGATCCTGCACAAGACGATCGAGCGCATCATCTGGCTCGAAAAGTATCAATGA
- a CDS encoding PQQ-binding-like beta-propeller repeat protein produces the protein MKKTIAAPVMIAAMLAVSGCGIFKGGGKKTPTIGNRVPILVSENDAEVDKTLADVQVTLPAPTVNEAWAQPGGSPSKAMGHLALGDSPVRLWSAAIDGGSNRQRLGAAPVIADGKLFVVDVDANVHAFTADGGSKLWTASLTQNDENRSARFGGGVSYDEGKVFATDGLGDVVALNAADGAVVWRAKPGGPLRGAPTVANGQVYVLSQDNQLFALTVAEGKVEWTQSASLETQGVFGVAAPAAESGTIVAGFSSGELNAYRYENGRTLWQDALSRTSISTSVSSLSDIDADPVIADGRAYAVGQGGRMVAVEIATGQRLWEQNFASISTPWIAGEWLFVITDDARLICLSRANGKVRWITQLRGFKNEKKKSNAYTWFGPVLAGNRLWLTNSAGELVAVSPTDGSKGATIEVGEPITLPPVVANQTLYVLDQKGRVSAYR, from the coding sequence ATGAAGAAGACGATAGCCGCGCCGGTAATGATCGCGGCGATGTTGGCGGTCAGCGGCTGCGGCATTTTTAAGGGCGGCGGCAAGAAGACCCCGACGATCGGCAACCGCGTACCGATCCTGGTGTCCGAGAACGATGCCGAGGTCGACAAGACATTGGCCGATGTACAAGTGACCCTGCCCGCGCCGACCGTGAACGAGGCGTGGGCACAGCCGGGCGGCAGCCCGTCGAAGGCGATGGGTCACCTTGCGCTCGGCGACAGCCCGGTACGGCTGTGGAGCGCTGCGATCGATGGCGGGTCGAACCGCCAGCGGCTCGGCGCCGCGCCGGTGATCGCCGACGGCAAATTGTTCGTGGTCGATGTGGATGCGAACGTCCATGCTTTCACCGCGGACGGCGGGTCAAAATTGTGGACCGCGTCGCTGACGCAGAACGACGAAAATCGCTCGGCGCGGTTCGGCGGCGGTGTCAGCTATGACGAGGGCAAGGTCTTCGCGACCGATGGGTTAGGCGATGTCGTCGCGCTGAACGCAGCCGATGGTGCGGTCGTGTGGCGCGCCAAGCCCGGCGGGCCGCTGCGCGGTGCGCCGACCGTCGCCAACGGTCAGGTCTATGTGCTGAGCCAGGACAACCAGCTGTTCGCGTTGACCGTGGCCGAGGGCAAGGTCGAATGGACGCAGTCCGCCAGCCTCGAGACCCAGGGCGTGTTCGGCGTCGCGGCGCCCGCCGCGGAATCGGGCACGATCGTCGCAGGATTTTCCAGCGGCGAGTTGAACGCGTATCGCTACGAGAACGGCCGCACCTTGTGGCAGGACGCGCTGTCGCGCACGTCGATCTCGACCTCGGTATCGAGCCTGTCGGACATCGACGCCGATCCGGTGATCGCCGACGGCCGCGCCTATGCGGTCGGGCAGGGCGGTCGCATGGTCGCGGTGGAGATCGCCACCGGCCAGCGGCTGTGGGAGCAGAATTTCGCGAGCATCTCGACGCCGTGGATCGCGGGCGAGTGGCTGTTCGTCATTACCGACGACGCGCGGCTGATCTGCCTGTCGCGCGCCAATGGCAAGGTGCGGTGGATCACGCAGCTGCGCGGGTTCAAGAACGAGAAGAAGAAGTCGAACGCCTACACCTGGTTCGGCCCGGTGCTGGCGGGCAACCGGCTGTGGCTGACCAATTCGGCGGGCGAACTGGTCGCGGTATCGCCGACCGACGGCAGCAAGGGCGCGACGATCGAGGTGGGTGAACCGATCACCCTGCCGCCGGTTGTCGCCAACCAGACGCTATACGTACTCGACCAGAAGGGCCGCGTTTCCGCCTACAGGTGA
- the panB gene encoding 3-methyl-2-oxobutanoate hydroxymethyltransferase — protein MSTTFTIDTSTSRATPVAAPMKRLTVPAIRDRKGKEPLVMLTAYTVRMAQLLDPHCDILLVGDSLGQVIYGFPSTLQVTLDMMCAHGAAVVRGSYHSVVVIDMPFGSYEASPEHAFVSASRIMSETGAAAVKLEGGQAMAPTIAFLSQRGIPVMAHIGLTPQAVNALGGYGARGRTNAEHDQIIADARAVADAGAFAIVAEGVIEPLAKSITAEVSCPVIGIGASADCDGQVLVAEDMLGLFERTPRFVKRYGDMAAHISAAVETYASEVRSRAFPTPDQTYQPKK, from the coding sequence ATGTCCACCACCTTCACGATCGACACCTCCACCAGCCGCGCGACGCCCGTCGCCGCGCCGATGAAGCGGCTGACCGTTCCTGCGATCCGCGATCGCAAGGGGAAGGAACCGCTGGTGATGCTGACCGCATACACGGTCCGCATGGCGCAATTGCTCGATCCGCACTGCGACATCCTGCTGGTCGGCGACAGCCTGGGGCAGGTGATCTACGGCTTTCCGTCGACGTTGCAGGTGACGCTCGACATGATGTGCGCGCACGGCGCGGCGGTGGTGCGCGGCAGTTATCATTCGGTGGTCGTGATCGACATGCCGTTCGGCAGCTACGAGGCATCGCCCGAGCACGCCTTCGTCTCCGCCTCACGAATCATGAGCGAGACGGGCGCGGCGGCGGTTAAGCTGGAGGGCGGGCAGGCGATGGCCCCGACGATCGCGTTCCTGTCGCAGCGCGGAATTCCGGTGATGGCGCATATCGGGCTGACCCCGCAGGCGGTGAACGCGCTGGGCGGATATGGCGCGCGCGGACGGACCAATGCCGAGCATGACCAGATCATCGCCGACGCGCGCGCGGTCGCCGACGCGGGCGCTTTCGCGATCGTCGCGGAGGGCGTGATCGAGCCGCTGGCGAAATCGATCACGGCCGAGGTTTCCTGCCCCGTAATCGGCATCGGCGCGTCGGCCGATTGCGACGGGCAGGTGCTGGTCGCGGAAGATATGCTCGGGCTGTTCGAGCGCACGCCGCGGTTCGTGAAGCGCTATGGCGACATGGCGGCGCATATCTCCGCAGCCGTCGAGACCTATGCGTCGGAGGTCAGATCGCGCGCGTTTCCGACGCCGGATCAGACGTATCAACCGAAGAAGTGA
- the glpD gene encoding glycerol-3-phosphate dehydrogenase — MTTPTYDLLIIGGGINGCAIAREASLLGAKVLLVERDDLASHTSSASSKLIHGGIRYLEYYEFKLVAESLRERERLVKAAPHIIRPLRFVLPHENAVRPWWLVRLGLYLYDFLGGRMTLRRSRGLKAKDTAYVEPLKGGGKGFVYSDAFVDDSRLTVLNAVDAAANGADIRTRTAFTGARRDGDSWLATLDGAEQVRARAIVNAAGPWVVEALGKTGVNAGAGIRLVKGSHIVVPKLFDGDHAYILQQPDRRIVFAIPYQGQTEIGTTDMPVERPEDAKIDPQEIAYLCEAANRHFVRQITPADVTSTWSGVRPLYDDGASEARAVTRDYVLELDTNGPALLSVFGGKITTARHLAEEAMEKLAPALGLNAHPVTRARVFPGGAIADFPIFLAQVHATWPFLGEQRSARMAHAYGAQLADMLAGISDEAGMGADLGGGLTEVEARWMRDHEWAISADDALDRRSKIGLRLTAGERARVADWFATQEPVEPVRV; from the coding sequence ATGACAACGCCGACATACGACCTGCTGATCATCGGCGGCGGCATCAACGGGTGCGCAATCGCGCGCGAAGCGTCGCTGCTGGGCGCGAAGGTGCTGCTGGTCGAGCGCGACGATCTGGCCAGCCATACCTCGTCGGCGTCGAGCAAGCTGATCCACGGCGGCATCCGCTATCTCGAATATTACGAATTTAAGCTGGTCGCGGAATCGCTCAGGGAACGCGAGCGGCTGGTGAAGGCCGCGCCGCACATCATCCGCCCGCTGCGTTTCGTCCTGCCGCACGAAAATGCCGTGCGGCCGTGGTGGCTCGTCCGGCTGGGGCTGTACCTCTACGATTTTCTCGGCGGGAGGATGACGCTGCGGCGTTCGCGCGGATTGAAGGCGAAGGACACTGCTTATGTCGAGCCGCTGAAGGGCGGCGGGAAAGGCTTTGTCTACTCCGACGCCTTCGTCGACGATTCGCGACTGACCGTGCTGAACGCGGTCGATGCGGCGGCCAACGGCGCGGACATTCGTACCCGCACTGCCTTTACCGGCGCGCGCCGCGATGGCGATAGTTGGCTGGCCACGCTGGACGGCGCGGAACAGGTGCGCGCCCGCGCGATCGTCAATGCGGCGGGGCCGTGGGTGGTCGAGGCGCTGGGCAAGACCGGGGTCAATGCGGGGGCGGGCATCCGGCTGGTCAAGGGCAGCCACATCGTCGTGCCGAAACTGTTCGACGGCGACCACGCGTACATTCTGCAACAGCCCGACCGGCGCATCGTCTTCGCGATTCCGTATCAGGGGCAGACCGAGATCGGCACGACCGACATGCCGGTCGAACGGCCCGAGGATGCGAAGATCGATCCGCAAGAGATCGCGTATCTGTGCGAGGCCGCGAACCGGCATTTCGTGCGCCAGATCACGCCCGCCGACGTCACCTCCACTTGGTCCGGCGTCCGCCCGCTGTATGACGACGGTGCGAGTGAGGCGCGAGCGGTGACGCGCGACTATGTGCTCGAACTCGACACCAACGGCCCCGCGCTGCTCAGCGTATTCGGCGGCAAGATCACCACCGCGCGCCATCTGGCCGAAGAAGCGATGGAGAAACTCGCCCCTGCGCTTGGCTTGAACGCACATCCGGTCACCCGCGCGCGCGTGTTTCCCGGCGGCGCAATCGCCGACTTTCCGATCTTCCTCGCGCAGGTTCATGCGACGTGGCCGTTCCTTGGCGAACAGCGATCGGCACGGATGGCGCACGCTTACGGCGCGCAACTCGCCGATATGCTGGCCGGAATCAGCGATGAGGCCGGCATGGGCGCGGACCTTGGCGGTGGGCTGACCGAGGTGGAGGCCCGCTGGATGCGCGACCACGAATGGGCGATCAGCGCCGACGACGCGCTCGATCGCCGCAGCAAGATCGGCCTGCGCCTGACCGCCGGGGAACGCGCGCGCGTCGCGGACTGGTTCGCGACTCAGGAGCCTGTCGAGCCGGTACGCGTTTGA
- the bla gene encoding subclass B3 metallo-beta-lactamase: protein MTTMRFGLALAALAMAGPVGAQLDPPAWTRPIAPFNLIGPVDYVGTEGLAAYLIHTRSGAILIDGTMPQNAAAIERSVIARGVKIRDVKYLLLSHAHFDHAGGLAALKRASGAKLVVGAGDAAAVNSGIPPGETNYGVIRFPAAKVDRAIRDGERVTLSGVTLTAVATPGHTPGCTSWTMQLPGPKPLNVLFACSVTVAGNKLVGNKAYPGIVPDFRRSFDRLGAMQADVVLPFHPESVDLMGRKERSALVDRAVLPKMVADARIAFDADLAKQSK from the coding sequence ATGACGACGATGCGGTTTGGTCTGGCTTTGGCGGCGCTGGCGATGGCCGGACCTGTGGGGGCGCAACTCGATCCGCCCGCGTGGACCCGCCCGATCGCGCCGTTCAACCTGATCGGGCCGGTCGACTATGTCGGGACCGAGGGGCTTGCCGCCTATCTGATCCACACGCGAAGTGGCGCGATCCTGATCGACGGAACGATGCCGCAGAACGCGGCGGCGATCGAACGAAGCGTCATCGCGCGCGGGGTCAAGATACGCGACGTAAAGTATCTGCTGCTGAGCCATGCGCATTTCGACCACGCCGGGGGTCTGGCGGCATTGAAGCGCGCGAGCGGTGCGAAGCTGGTCGTCGGCGCTGGGGACGCAGCGGCGGTGAACAGCGGCATTCCGCCCGGCGAAACCAACTATGGCGTGATCCGCTTTCCCGCCGCGAAGGTCGATCGCGCGATCCGCGACGGGGAGCGCGTGACGCTGAGCGGTGTGACGCTGACTGCGGTGGCGACACCGGGTCACACGCCGGGCTGCACGAGCTGGACGATGCAACTACCGGGACCGAAGCCGCTGAACGTGCTGTTCGCGTGCAGTGTCACGGTGGCGGGCAACAAGTTGGTTGGAAACAAGGCCTATCCCGGCATCGTCCCGGATTTCCGCCGCAGTTTCGATAGGCTCGGCGCGATGCAGGCCGATGTGGTGTTGCCGTTCCATCCCGAATCGGTCGACCTAATGGGACGAAAGGAGCGCAGCGCGCTGGTCGATCGCGCGGTGTTGCCGAAGATGGTGGCGGACGCGCGTATTGCGTTCGACGCGGACCTCGCCAAGCAATCGAAGTGA
- a CDS encoding GNAT family acetyltransferase produces the protein MIAEARAEDAAAVVELWERCGSTRPWNPPQRDFDLALAGATSAVLVARDGDTIVGSVMVGFDGHRGWVYYLAVSPDRRREGLGRALMAAAERWLRERGAPKLQLMVRDGNDDALSFYRALGFIDQPVAVLGRFLD, from the coding sequence GTGATCGCCGAGGCTCGGGCGGAGGACGCTGCGGCGGTCGTGGAGCTTTGGGAGCGGTGCGGATCGACGCGGCCGTGGAACCCGCCGCAGCGTGATTTCGATCTGGCGCTGGCGGGCGCGACGTCGGCGGTACTGGTCGCGCGTGACGGCGATACGATCGTCGGGAGCGTGATGGTCGGTTTCGACGGGCATCGCGGCTGGGTCTATTACCTCGCGGTCTCGCCCGATCGACGCCGCGAGGGCTTGGGCCGCGCGTTGATGGCGGCAGCGGAGCGATGGCTGCGCGAGCGCGGCGCGCCGAAGCTGCAATTGATGGTGCGCGACGGCAACGACGATGCGCTGAGTTTCTATCGCGCGCTGGGATTCATCGATCAGCCGGTTGCGGTGCTTGGCCGTTTCCTCGATTGA